GGGGTGGCAAGGGAGGGGCTCTAGGGGCACTGATGGTTCCAGTGGCTCAGGTCTCTTTTGGGCAGATTcctgaaagcagacacacataACACTAAAAAGTGCTCTTGTGTTTTCGGATTTTCTTTgttctgattattattttagtttctgGCTCAAACATACAGGGAGGGAGGACTCTGTGTCACAGCCTGGCCTTAGCAAGCAGGTCAGAGATCATCAACACAGTTCTGaggtattttctttttacagaagAGATTTACGTCGGACacgtaatttaaaaaaaaagcacacaagagcaagagtgacaatacaaaaaaaaaaagaaaaaaaaagacaggcaGCCCCTCATCAATCCGAGTGGATTTGTAATTTCTGATACATATTCTGGTAGATAACACATTCACTGGAAACAGCACGAACAATAAAGGTTAGCTGATAAATGTTAACTTTTCTTCTAATGATGAGATGAGAAGTAAGAGAGCGCAGTTCTACAAGTCTCGTACGCTTATGCTGCACACTGTGAAGTagcacatttatatttagctCATGAGGTGATCATAAAGTTGGTCCCTTGGATTCCATTGCATACCTTAGGCACATCACATTAAGGTATTCAGTCAGGAGAAAGAAACTAACAAGGAGACACTCTTCTTCTTGGAATGTAAATTTGATACTTCCTTGAGGGTATTGTTCAATTTGACAGATTTGTGCACACATGAATGGCTCTACAGAGTAGTCTACATGAATATCAGCGTTAAAATCCTCGTCATTATCACTAACATGGCACCAATGTTACAATCACCTTATGCACATCATATGAGTAAAAGTATTTTGTTCTTATAGACATGTTGGCAGTGTGGTGTATGTCACAAGAGGCAGTGCATTTTGAATTGATTGATTACAGccaaaagcaacaaaaagaaaaataatacaaaaacacaaatataccaATAACTTGAAATCAGCAACGTGACCATGGAATTTACATGCTGTAAAGATATGACCACTGTCATAGAAAATAAACTGATTACAATAAAAACTGCATGAGATTTAAGGCAACCTGCTCCTGCAGGTCACTAGCATGACCATAAACTTAACTATACTTTTAAATATCAGGATTGTTCCGCTGCAAACAAAATTAGTCTcctttattatttgtgttagtTTAATGGAGTTAGCTTTTCCCAGACTCTTAGATGGAGTCTGCTGATGTATACTGATGcttctttctgttattttgctTTGCAGAAGAAttgaaaaaagtaaagtaaaaaagaaaaaaaaagaagaacacagGAACAAAAGCCAGCGACAAAGACAACGTCATGCAAGTTCTTCTATTCCCAAGTCCTTTTTGCTTGCTTAAGCTGTGCTTGGTGGTGTGGCTAGGGTGGGAGTTTGGGGAAagttggggtgggggggcttTTAGGGGAGGTTTTTGTTTGGGAAGCAACAAGGAATATTGTCTTTTGcttggagagggaggagggtgttttgttttttgttatttttttttcatattttgcttttgttgtttactTACAGTTGCAAGATCCTGAGTGCTTGACTTCCAGCAGCACCCCCATAGAACAAGCAGCTTGTTTCATGGCACATTCGCTGGGATATGTGGTGTTGTCGCTGGCACACACCGCCTCATCCGTCCTGCTCTCCGGACAGGTCTCATCACACAGCGAGCAGCGGCCCCGACTCATCCTTGCATCCCAGAGACACTTTTTCCCTGCGCTGCACTGGATGTCCTCACACGACTTGGCCTCTAGAAGGAGAGGGAAGAAATCAGCACAGGGGAAATCTTTGATTAGATGGATTATCATGAATGCTTTTCAAGCAGGATCAGATGGCCTGTGAGTTTTAGGAGAACCAAGCTAGGAATAGAAAGTAAATCCTGTTTTATGGTGTTAGATCTTGGccggaaaagaaaaaagtcatgtTTTAATTAGAATTTTTAAGACTACATGACTTATATTGACTGCTTTCTGGATAAGAATCCATCTGACTCAAATATTAACTTGAAGCATGCCTTCATGGCCCCCAGCACTTCCCTGTTTcgctctttttctccctccccctctccttccccttttccCATATGGGATAGTGCTGCCAACATCAGGAAATAATAAGATGTCTATCATTTCTTGAGCAAACACAAGCAactaccaaacacacacacacactctctctctctctctctctctccctctctctctctctctctctctctctctaagacCCCCTCCTCAGTGGAATGTTGGCAAAAATGAGCAGTGAATAACTGCAGAGCTGGCCAGGAAGAAAATGCACTCAAACAATATTCAGAGTCAGTGGCTGGAGGCACTCTCAAAGTAAAGTCACACACTCTCACGTCTCTAGTTGCAGACTTACTGATGCATTTTCCCTCATATGCCACTCCAATAGACCTGCCGAGGAGACATGTAGCTCTTCTCAGGTGACACGCACTGGCATAGATGATCCCGTCGTTTCCACACAGGTACTGCTCAGGCGACGTCACCTCAGGGCAAATCCGATTACACGTCACACAATATGCGTTATTTGTCTGGTCCACGACGCATGTGGAGCTGCCGGGGCACAAGACGTCACGGCACGTTTCTGTCGAAACAAAGAAATTTGAAGATTTGGTGAAAAATGACACGAAAAATTAGAACAACCCTGTGGTTTCTTGGCACATGCAGCCTTGAGAAACGTGAAAACAGGGCAgatttgaaataatatttacTTACTCTTGCACTTTCCCTGGTACTGCACGTCCAGGTCGGGGTGGCCTTTGCATTTAGCCTTCAGCAGTGCGCATTCGTCTTTGTAGGTCTTTCCATCTGAGCCGCAGACCGGTCCCTTCCAGGTGATGTTTGAGCAGTCTGGTGCGCACACGCAGCGCGGCTTACTTCTTCTGTTCATCTTGCACCTCTTCCCAGGCCCACAGTCAACATTATCGCAGGTTTCTAAAATAAAAGGTCTGTGTTATGTGATGCTGGTGAAAATGTTGGCCTTGTGCGTAAAATTACTCTTACGCAGAAAGTACACATTAGAGGGATCGTTTACGCACTTCGGTTTGCGTAAATCAGGTCAACACTAGGATTTATGAAACGAAACGACTGAGGATATGTATTATGAGAAAACGAAGGGAAATGAGTGCACCTCCACCTTTGCAAGGTATGCAATTGGGGGCTCCGCCATTGAAGATCATCCACCTAAAGAGCGTGCTATTGGGGACGTCCTCCTCGGTCCAGGACGTCCCCAGTCTTCCACTCCGACAGCACTCCTCCCTGCTCATCCCGGGCATGTAGAGCACCTGGCACCTCCCGTTCTTCCCCTGCTGCAACCAGCAGTTCCCAgctgtaaacagacaaacaaaaaaaagctcgAATGTCGCATGTTGAACGTCTAAAACCGCTGACCCAGACGCACTAGACACACACGCAGCCTGTATTATCTGAGACGCCCCCTCCCCTTTCGCCCTCCCGGCAGtattttgtctgatttttttttctttttttttgttttgttgcgaGACTGTTAACAGTTGCCTATCCCATCTGTGACTGACAGTCCTTACAATGCGGCCACAAAccaaaaaagtaagaaaaatctTTACAGGGGGGTTGTTCTTTATTCCGAGAGCCTCCTTGTTATCACTGGTCAGAAAGTGGAGCGTCTAGACAGTGTTAAATAGCAGCCAATCTCCTTCAGAAAACCACGGTCTTTAGCAAAACACACCACCGTCTTCAACGCCTCAGAACAATATCCTAGACATGCACTCACCAGACAACGTCTTGATTATTGACAAACCAGTGAAAAGTTGATTTTAAacatatagaaataaaaaacagaatagtTATCCACAAAAAATATCCCTTGCTCCAGACAACAGCAGGATGTCTACAGCGACTCAGACACACATGAAGTGTTTGAACTGGTGTGTTTGTTCaattaaagacacatttctatTGGAACTATAAGCTCTCAATCAAAAACTGTCTCtagctttattttttgtcataacTACAGACGtaaaattgcaaaaataaaaatctattttttttcttcttttttttggacacaaTGGGTGCGTGCgggaaatatataaataacacgcCCATAAACTCACAGTGGATATTGTGAAGTTTGTTACAGGTTTGACGCCAACATCGTGAGACGCGACACGCTCATACAAAAGTATCAGAATATGCTCAGGTATTATGGAAAGCTGAGGCTGCCACCAACCAACACGGCGTGGCGGCTTAAGTGTGTGCGCCTGGCGAGGGCTGCAAAACTTGCCATATAGTCTCACTTTGAAGTGTCCCATACGGCACCTGTTTTATGGACGCTTTACGCACGCACTGtctgatgcagagagagagttttATCAGCGgggaaacaataaaagaaactgaCTTTGAAAAGTTTCTCGGTTGCAGCAAGTATTCGACACTCGGTCTGACAGCAGTCGAAGTTTTTCAAAAACggaaagaataaaagaaaactgatgAAGAGAGCTTACCTTGAACTTTTTGATGTTCCATGAGGTGACAAAGCCATATGAACAAGAGAAAAATGCCCGGGTGCAGATGGTGTTTCAGCATCCTAAACATGATGGAGAGGCAAAGTGAACTACGTATTTGACACGGGCAGCGCAAAAGTAATCTGCTTACGGTGGCAGTGTTGAATAAGTGTCAGTCTGAGAATGCAGCCTCTCTTTTTAAATCTATAAG
This genomic stretch from Larimichthys crocea isolate SSNF chromosome III, L_crocea_2.0, whole genome shotgun sequence harbors:
- the fsta gene encoding follistatin-A precursor; the protein is MFRMLKHHLHPGIFLLFIWLCHLMEHQKVQAGNCWLQQGKNGRCQVLYMPGMSREECCRSGRLGTSWTEEDVPNSTLFRWMIFNGGAPNCIPCKGGETCDNVDCGPGKRCKMNRRSKPRCVCAPDCSNITWKGPVCGSDGKTYKDECALLKAKCKGHPDLDVQYQGKCKKTCRDVLCPGSSTCVVDQTNNAYCVTCNRICPEVTSPEQYLCGNDGIIYASACHLRRATCLLGRSIGVAYEGKCIKAKSCEDIQCSAGKKCLWDARMSRGRCSLCDETCPESRTDEAVCASDNTTYPSECAMKQAACSMGVLLEVKHSGSCNCK